The nucleotide window TAACAGCTTCTGCCTAAGGAGCACGTGTAGAGGGGTTGGTAATGAGAAGGGAGCTGGCACTGCAGCACTGGACTATCAATAGATTCAGCCAGAGGACTGAAATATGTGATATCTCAGCACGCATCCAAAAATGTTATAGGTACACTCTGGCCTCAGAATCCATCCCTTTTCCTAGGTGTAAGGGGATGGATTCCATTCCTATAGGACAGAGGCTTGTCATTGCTTTCTGGAGGCAGGGGAAGGAAAATTCTACAAAAAGATTCAGAGGAATCTCCATTCCCCAAGAGGCCCTTTTTCTCCACATATATATGGCAGGCCTTCCTTAGAGAGGTAAACAGGAAGGTGTTAAGTATCTCTCTCCCAAATCCAGTCATTAGTCTGAGCAATGAGCACATGGAAGTAAACAATGTCCTCTTAAAGTGTCGGGCTGCAGAGCTAAGCAGAACCTGCCAGGTTAGCGACAGGGTGCCTGAGCCATGGGAGGTGTAGGAAAGCCTGGGGCATCCCCAGATTTCACTCTAAGGAATGGGGTGTGGGTGACCTTGCTGTGGCCCTGCCCATGCATCATCATTGGCTCCCTCAAACTAtaggtttcccttgtagctcagttggtaaagaacgtgcctgcaatggaggagaccggggttcgattcgtgggtcgggaagatcccctggagaaggaaattgcaacccattccaatattcttgcttggagaatcccatggacagaggagcctggcgatcaGATcccaagagtcagatgtgacttagcaacaaaaccacaaACTACAGAAGTCCTAGAGTGTGGATTTTAGAGGACAAAAAAGGTGGAGACCCTGTCTTAACTCATCTCTCTTCCCTCATATTCAGTCAAGATACTTTAATATAAGGAAGTCAACTCCTTCAGGAAAACAATCATGTTTATTTCAGTTTGTGTCCCTACAGTACTTAAAAGTTTCCCAAGCACAAATTCTTTGTAATTTTAAGAAGTCtaacagagggacttccctggtggtccagtggctgggactctctgtgctcccaatgcaggagccccgAGTTTGGCACCTGGTCAGAGAAttggatcccacgtgccacaactaggaaTTTGCATGTCACAACAAAGATCGAAGGTCCTGAGTGATGTGGctgggacccagcacagccaaataaataaatataaagaagccTAACAGAAAATATTCCAATATACATGTAAACACTGAGATTTTCTATgctgtttccatcttttgaaaATCTATTTGTATCACCCAAGTGGAATGGGAGATCTTGGGGCTTGCTGATAaaggagaggcaggaagaaatggaaaaaagtaacTCAGCTGCCTGGAAAAAGCCACAGATATGGTCCTGAAAGTGTCATAGATCCAAACCCTCCAAAGCTGTCTCATAATGACTTGTTCAGCACTGTGAAACATTTCTAGGACAGTCTTTTCAGGCAATCGGACTTAATAATGCATTGGCTTTGCTTACTGGAAGGCACTCAGGGCTTCCTAGCAGGAGATGTGCATCTCAGACCTTGCCTGCTCAGCCCAAGAAACCAGCTGAAACCATTGACAACCCACCTAATCCATGGATCCTAGGATGAGCATCAGCatataggcagatgctttgaaCTTGTATCAGGACAGGCACAAAATTTCAAGTGTGCCCAAACAATCATGTGTTTGTTTCTCCTTGTGAGTCTGATAATCAATTGGGCATTTACCATCATGGGAACAAAAATATTCCGATTATATAACAAGTATCCAAGTAACCATGTTCTGATAGTAACATGTATGCATGTTACTATCCATGAATCCCCAGTGTCTTATTTTTGAACAAGTCCCCTACCCTCTTCCAGTGGGGGTTGTGGGGGAGGGCTAACGATCTCtggagaagaaagagacaaaggTTCCCAATGCCAAGATGGGAAGATTTATTAGGACTGGCCTCCTAATAAAACAGGAAATAGATACAGACTATTCCTCAGACCTCCAGGGAGTCTCAGCCTGCTCCTGATCAACCAGATATCTGAATGCTGCCTCCTCTGGGGCTCTCACAAGCTCCTCCTTTTCACCTGCTCCTGGTGTCTCACTTTCCCTCTTTGAAAGGCCCTTCCAATCTTGTCACATACTGAAATCTTTGGAGATATTACTCTTCCTCAAGCTCCTCTCACTTCCCCTGGTCACAACTAATTGTTCTTTCCTATTGCCCTCTGTACCTCTTTCAGATAGAGACTCATTATATGTGTTGATGCCTTCGATACAGATATCTGTGTGCTTAGCCCCAGGGGGACACCCTGTGGAACAGAAAACACTGTGCCTCTAGGGAATTACAGATGCACACTCATGTACCCATGTGCAgctgcacactcacacacagaaaaacaatACCAGTGGGATAATAAGTACTGAAAAACTGGTGGAATACAACTATCAAGTAATTActggctttatatatatatatatatatatatatatatatatatatatatatatatacatgccgTATATATGGCTTTATGTTGTTAATTAGAGCCACCTTCAAGTAGAAAGGACATTTGAGAGACAAGAGGGACTACCTTTGGCCTAAAAAGAGTCAACCTGACTCTGACTCTTattcaaaagaatgaagaaactaTCAGCATACTTGAGTTCTCTCAACTTCCTCGTGATGATTTCTTCCCTGAGGACTGGAATCATTTGCCACCTAAGAGCCTGTGAATGTGTGATCAAGGGAAACAGGTGCCAAGCAAAAGGCACCTGACCTGGAGGGAGAAACCTGCCTGGGAATTCCTCAAGTTTACCAGAAGCCAGCCACTTTGGGGTTTGGTTCtcctacttgctgctgctgctgctaagtcgcttcagtcgtgtccgactctgtgcgaccccatagaccgcagcccaccaggcttccccgtccctgggattctccaggcaagaacactggagtgggttgccatttccttctccaatgcatgaaagtgaaaagtgaaagtgaagtcgctcagtcgtgtccgactctagcgaccccatggactgcagcctaccaggctcctccatccatgggattttccaggcaaaagtactggagtggggtgccattgccttctccgagttctcCTACTTAGTTCTTTCCAAAGCCTCGGCCTCACCTCCTCGGATTGGAAGGCTGCCACAGTCTAATGATCCCATACGAAGGAAAGTCAAGTACTGGGTTAAATCCAAACCTGAGAGCACTCCCAGCCCCATCAGTTCTGAAGTGCGCCGCTGTGTTGCCCGGCAACTAACTGCTACTGCGGGGGTAGAAGGTGGGTGGGATGATGTAGGAAAAGTACCTGAATCAAGGACGCCGGAAAACATGAAGTGGGAGGGGCTTTTCAAGTGTCAGCGCTTAAAATTTACATCATCTTCCAAGCCGTAGCTGAGTTTCGGGGAACTGAGTTGTGTTTACCTTGGCTTCCTTCTCAACGTTGACTACCTTGGCAACAGGTTTTTCTACAAGGAGCAGGTGCTGCTCCACATCCTTATCCCGcctgccctccccctgccccccctgCTTCCTGTAGCCATCTTCCCGGTTCCAGAGGCGTCCCATAGTAAACGCCAGGCATTGGCTCTTTTAGCGTGACCAGCGGAGGCCGACGGAGCTAAACCTGACGTGGAATCAAAAATAAGCCGCGTCAGACACGTGGTACAAGGAGGCGCTCATCTTGGAACCGGGCAAGGAGTTTTTCCGCTTTGGGCTGTACATCTTTAAtatgatgttgggaaagaatctgcttttGTTTGTCCTTCTTTAATTGCTTTTCCAGATCCCTGGTGATGATTCATCTCTCGAATAAAGGGTTTGGTTTAAAATCACACTTCTGTCCCCACTGTTATGCCCGTATTAAAAATGGCCGCCTCCTTCCAGTGATAGTTGCTCTGCGAACTAGATCCGGGCGGAAACAGTGGGtaagcagaggcagagaggcagagccAAGGTTGCTTCATAGAGGCTCGCGGGAGTCCCGAAGGCGGCTCAGGTCAGAGTTGTTGGGTTTTGCTCAGGCTGCTGTAGAAGAACCAGCCTGTGGGGAGCGGCTACACGTTACTGCTGGAGCTTGCCCATTAGCTAAGAAGGCGGCCGAGTGGGCCGCCTGGCAGGTCACCATGTGGGCCTTCCCGGAGTTGCCTATGCCGCTGTTGGTGAATTTGATCGGCTCGCTGATGGGATTTGTGGCCACAGTGACCCTTATCCCTGCTTTCCGAGGCCACTTCATCGCCGCGCGCCTCTGTGGCCAGGACCTCAACAAATCCAGCCGGGAGCAAATGTGAGGGGCAGGGCAGGCGGGGGGAAGGGGTGGGCAAAGGCGGGGACTGGAATGCTTGACTGCGCGCTAGACAGAGCGCTAACCTAGCAGCCAGCCcgggattctgggaggtggagggCAGATCTGGTTAGTATTGGGGAAGGGATGGAGGCGGAAAGGTGGGACCCTTGAGTGTATCTGGGATTCCAGTGGTGGTGCCCTTCCCCGCCAAGTTAGGTGACGGTACTGCTTGCATTAGTGAGTGACCACGCCCCctttcctccccccccccccccttcacCTGACTTGCTGCCGGGCCACAGCCCAGAGTCCCAGGGAGTGATCAGCGGTGCTGTTTTCCTTATCATACTCTTCTGCTTCatccctttccctttcctgaaCTGCTTTGTGGAGCAGCAGTGTAAAGCCTTCCCCCACCATGAAGTAAGTGGGTTAGTGTGGGCGGCTGCCTGGGGCTAGGGCTAGGAGTTAGTGAAGAGAGTTGGGGTTATTTGGGTTTGCGGGGAGGAGCTGAGAACGAACGAAAAGACGGGTCTTCTTGAAAGGAACGGTGAAGTGGGAGTAGGCTGGAGCCATGACATGCCCGAGCCTCCCCCAGTTTGTGGCCCTGATAGGTGCACTCCTTGCCATCTGCTGCATGATTTTCCTGGGCTTCGCGGATGATGTACTGAATTTGCGCTGGCGCCATAAGCTGCTGCTGCCCACAGCTGCCTCACTACCTCTCCTCATGGTCTATTTCACCAACTTTGGCAACACGACCATTGTGGTACCCAAGCCCTTACGCCCGATCCTTGGCCTGCATCTGGACTTGGGTGAGTAGCACGGCCACTTCTGCCCCTATGACCCCTACTTCAGGGCACCCTTGCCCCCTGTGAGATATCCGGCCGAGCATCCTTCCTGGTGCTCCACATTCTCCTTCCTGTTTTGTCCCCGCCGTGTCTTCTTAGATCCTTCTGTTGACCTTTCATCCCACACTTGGTCCTCACCACTTTTGTCAGAATATCCTTAAATCCTCGTTCCACAGGCGGCATTACTTTTCTTACTGTCTTCTTCCCGCAGGGATCCTGTACTATGTCTACATGGGGCTGCTGGCAGTGTTCTGTACCAATGCCATTAATATTCTAGCAGGAATTAATGGCCTTGAGGCTGGCCAGTCACTCGTCATTTCTGCTTCCATCATTGTCTTCAACTTGGTGGAGCTGGATGGTAGGTGGGATTGGAATAGGGAGAGAAGTCTTGAGTGTTAAGGAAGCGGCCTGATCTTTGGCTTTGGGGAATTCAGAAAAAATGTGATATGTGAATAATTATGGAAAATAAGGGGAGCTATTTACTTATTAATAGTAAGTTACAAATAGTAACTAAGATTTGTTAAATGTGAGAAAGAAAGCCCTAGCATTTATAAAGGGATTGTCACTAATAGGTAGGCCATAGCCTTCTCCTATTGAGCataaacaattttataaaacCCCAAATCAGATAGGGTAACTGTGACCAAAACCAGACCCCCTCTATAACAGTCTGAGAATAGACAAAACCACAGGAACACAGTACATCTCACAATGACCAAGATCCCGTGCTGGCTAAAATGAATGGTTGCTGCTTCCTTCTGATAACAGCTCAGTTCTCACTTCTTGGATAAAAATTATTAAGCTTCTCAATCATGGCACTAACCCTGCTGACAGCACCCAGTCCAGGGCAAAACTCTGTTTCCTTGTATCCTCCGCAGAATTACTTAAAACAAATCCTATAACAAGTCCTCCTAACACCTCCTTACTGAGGCATCCTAAGGTTCCCCACAGTGTGTGGGTTCCAAAGTGTCCTTTGTTACACCTCAGTAAACCTAGCTTTGACTCCAGGCATGTTTTTAGTGGTCTTTGGCTGAAGGACCTCCATAAGTGCTTATTAAAGTTAAGCACTTTGAAAATGTAATCTCACTTTAAATTCTGTAGCAGCTCTATGTGGCAGGTATTTTTTATCAACTTCtttcacagataagaaactgagactcagagaggttaaacgtGTCATGTTAGGTTAAATGTGTCATGATCATGGTCACTCAGGAAGTAAAGCTGATATTCAAACAAGAGTGTGAATGGTCTGAACCAAATGTAAGACAGTAACTAGTTTAGGAGGGGTTCATGAAAGAGGTGAAGTATTGGAAATTGCCTGGGTGATATAAAAGGGGTAGTGAGTCCTTGAGACTTTAGAGAGGTGGACTGTATAGCTTGGGAAAGAACttaagagacagaggaaaataGGACCATGATGTGCAGGGGAAGTGGACAtcaacttttccttctttctttttccccttcttccaaAGGTGATTATCGAGATGATCACATCTTTTCTCTCTACTTCATGATACCCTTTTTTTTCACCACCTTGGGACTGCTCTACCATAACTGGTAAGTAGGCCTGTGGATGGGGGGACAGCTCTTTGGACATGTGGCAGGTATTGTCCTGATTGTGACCCATCTCCTGATACAGAGGCTAAACCTGCACATCTCTGTATTGTTCTCTGGGTCTTTAGTTGGTTATATTCTTaagtcttgggcttccccagtggctcagtgctaaagaatccacctgcaatataggagacctggttcaatccctgggacaggaagattccctgaagcaggacatggcaccccaccccagtattcttccctgggaaattccacgggaggctacagttcatgcggtcacaaagagtcagacatgactgagggacttagcatgcacgcaattCATAAATCAGTCACTGAGGCAGATGCTGTGGAGCCCCCAGGAATAGAAGGAATCAGGGCCTTGGTTCCTGGAGAGTTGCTGGGAGAGCGCGAACCCTCTCTGAGCCAGATCTAGCTAGGGCTAGCCCAGTGCCCAGGATGTGTAATGTGAGATAAAGAATTGCTAACACCTCTTGCTGATGGCTCAGATCCTCTCCCCTACGCAGGTACCCATCACGGGTGTTTGTGGGAGATACCTTCTGTTACTTTGCTGGCATGACCTTTGCCGTGGTGGGCATCTTGGGACACTTCAGCAAGACCATGCTCCTCTTCTTCATGCCCCAGGTGTTCAACTTCCTCTACTCACTGCCTCAGCTCCTGCATATCATCCCCTGTCCTCGCCACCGTATGCCCAGGTAGCTTTGGGGCTTGAAAGGGACATCATAGCTTTGTCACTCGGGATGCCTTAGACATTTGCTGTGCAAAGGGAGTGGACCCAAAGAAGGGCTTTCTCCACACAGTTAGCCCTTTATACATTACAGAGCACATTTAgttacatgatctcatttaatgttcacagcagcactgatCACACAGAAGTATGCAGCAGAACCAGAAATAGATCTCAGGGTGTTTGACCCTACATTCAGTGCTCTTTCTATGGATTAACCACAGTGAGGAGAGTTCTTTGTGTAGTGGCCCAGTCACATGAAGCTCTCTTCCCCTGCAGACTCAATACCAAGACAGGCAAACTGGAGATGAGCTATTCCAAGTTCAAGACCAAGAGCCTCTCTTTCTTGGGCACCTTTATTCTAAAGGTAACAGGGTAACAAGGAGGTAAGGCTCTAGGCTGCCATTCTGAATTCAGGGAATGGGAAAACCTAGGCCTACATCAGACCCGAGGGGAGTTTGCAAGCATTCAGCAGATCCCATTCCTGAA belongs to Bos indicus x Bos taurus breed Angus x Brahman F1 hybrid chromosome 15, Bos_hybrid_MaternalHap_v2.0, whole genome shotgun sequence and includes:
- the DPAGT1 gene encoding UDP-N-acetylglucosamine--dolichyl-phosphate N-acetylglucosaminephosphotransferase isoform X2; amino-acid sequence: MIHLSNKGFGLKSHFCPHCYARIKNGRLLPVIVALRTRSGRKQWVSRGREAEPRLLHRGSRESRRRLRSELLGFAQAAVEEPACGERLHVTAGACPLAKKAAEWAAWQVTMWAFPELPMPLLVNLIGSLMGFVATVTLIPAFRGHFIAARLCGQDLNKSSREQIPESQGVISGAVFLIILFCFIPFPFLNCFVEQQCKAFPHHEFVALIGALLAICCMIFLGFADDVLNLRWRHKLLLPTAASLPLLMVYFTNFGNTTIVVPKPLRPILGLHLDLGILYYVYMGLLAVFCTNAINILAGINGLEAGQSLVISASIIVFNLVELDGDYRDDHIFSLYFMIPFFFTTLGLLYHNWYPSRVFVGDTFCYFAGMTFAVVGILGHFSKTMLLFFMPQVFNFLYSLPQLLHIIPCPRHRMPR
- the DPAGT1 gene encoding UDP-N-acetylglucosamine--dolichyl-phosphate N-acetylglucosaminephosphotransferase isoform X1 codes for the protein MIHLSNKGFGLKSHFCPHCYARIKNGRLLPVIVALRTRSGRKQWVSRGREAEPRLLHRGSRESRRRLRSELLGFAQAAVEEPACGERLHVTAGACPLAKKAAEWAAWQVTMWAFPELPMPLLVNLIGSLMGFVATVTLIPAFRGHFIAARLCGQDLNKSSREQIPESQGVISGAVFLIILFCFIPFPFLNCFVEQQCKAFPHHEFVALIGALLAICCMIFLGFADDVLNLRWRHKLLLPTAASLPLLMVYFTNFGNTTIVVPKPLRPILGLHLDLGILYYVYMGLLAVFCTNAINILAGINGLEAGQSLVISASIIVFNLVELDGDYRDDHIFSLYFMIPFFFTTLGLLYHNWYPSRVFVGDTFCYFAGMTFAVVGILGHFSKTMLLFFMPQVFNFLYSLPQLLHIIPCPRHRMPRLNTKTGKLEMSYSKFKTKSLSFLGTFILKVAENLGLLTVRHSEDEDGAFTECNNMTLINLLLKVFGPMHERNLTLLLLLLQVVGSAVTFSIRYQLVRLFYDV